The proteins below come from a single Marinobacter bohaiensis genomic window:
- the gltA gene encoding citrate synthase, with protein sequence MTDKKAQLSVGDKSIELPVYAGTEGPDVIDVRSLVQEGVFTYDPGFVSTAACESKITYIDGANGVLLHRGYPIEQLADNSDYLEVCYLLLNGELPTAEENARFRDTVKHHTMIHDQMRHFFSGFRRDAHPMAIMCGVVGALSAFYHDQMDVTNQEQREITAHRLVAKMPTIAAWCYKYANGQPFIYPRNDLNYAENFLQMMFGNPCEEYKVNPVLAKAMDKIFILHADHEQNASTSTVRLAGSTGANPYACIASGIAALWGPAHGGANEAVLDMLAEIGDEANIERFIAKAKDKDDPFRLMGFGHRVYKNFDPRAKVMRETCHEVLSELGLENDPLLRIAQRLEQIALEDPYFVERKLYPNVDFYSGIILKAIGIPTSMFTVIFAMSRTIGWFSHWNEMVSGDYRIGRPRQLYTGSSKRDYPAK encoded by the coding sequence ATGACCGACAAGAAAGCACAGCTTTCGGTGGGTGATAAGTCTATTGAGCTGCCCGTATACGCAGGCACGGAAGGTCCGGACGTAATCGACGTCAGAAGTCTCGTCCAGGAAGGCGTCTTTACCTATGACCCAGGCTTCGTATCGACAGCAGCCTGCGAGTCCAAGATCACCTACATTGACGGTGCCAATGGTGTTCTTCTGCACCGCGGCTATCCCATCGAACAACTCGCCGACAACTCCGATTACCTGGAAGTCTGTTACCTGCTCCTCAACGGCGAGCTGCCCACCGCAGAAGAAAACGCCCGCTTCCGGGATACCGTCAAGCACCACACCATGATCCACGACCAGATGCGTCATTTCTTCAGCGGTTTCCGCCGCGACGCGCATCCCATGGCCATCATGTGCGGTGTGGTCGGCGCCCTGTCGGCCTTCTACCATGACCAGATGGACGTCACCAACCAGGAGCAGCGTGAAATCACCGCCCATCGCCTGGTTGCCAAGATGCCCACCATCGCCGCCTGGTGTTACAAGTACGCCAACGGCCAGCCCTTTATCTACCCGCGCAACGACCTGAATTACGCCGAGAACTTCCTGCAGATGATGTTCGGCAACCCGTGTGAGGAGTACAAGGTCAATCCGGTGCTGGCCAAGGCCATGGACAAGATCTTCATCCTGCACGCCGACCATGAGCAGAACGCCTCCACCTCCACCGTACGCCTGGCGGGTTCCACCGGCGCCAACCCCTACGCCTGTATCGCCTCCGGCATTGCCGCGCTGTGGGGACCGGCTCACGGCGGCGCCAACGAAGCCGTACTGGACATGCTGGCCGAGATCGGTGACGAAGCGAACATCGAGCGGTTCATCGCCAAGGCCAAGGACAAGGACGACCCGTTCCGCCTGATGGGCTTCGGCCACCGGGTCTACAAGAACTTCGACCCGCGCGCCAAGGTTATGCGCGAGACCTGTCACGAAGTCCTGTCCGAGCTGGGCCTGGAGAACGATCCGCTGCTGCGCATCGCCCAGCGTCTGGAACAGATTGCCCTGGAAGACCCCTACTTCGTCGAGCGCAAGTTGTACCCGAACGTGGACTTCTACTCCGGCATCATCCTCAAGGCCATCGGCATCCCGACCTCCATGTTTACGGTCATCTTTGCCATGTCCCGGACCATCGGCTGGTTCTCCCACTGGAACGAAATGGTCAGCGGCGACTACCGCATCGGCCGTCCGCGCCAGCTTTACACCGGCTCATCCAAGCGCGACTATCCTGCAAAGTAA
- a CDS encoding NAD(P)-dependent oxidoreductase, with translation MPFKVTFIGLGVMGYPMAGHLARGGHDVTVFNRTSAKAEAWARDYTGKTSSRVADAVREADFVMTCVGADKDLREVYLGPDGIIANAPPKAILIDHTTVSAQVTEDVAQAARERGQSFIDAPVSGGQQGAENGQLTVMCGAEQAAFDKAQPLMDLYGKAVTRMGEPGKGQLTKMVNQIAIAGLVQGLSECLYFAEKSGLDQRQVIDVISKGAAQSWQMENRAGTMIDGQYDHGFAVNWMRKDLNICLTEARERGVTLPVTALVDQFYADVQNMGGERWDTSSLLARLRKLGDLD, from the coding sequence ATGCCGTTCAAGGTTACCTTTATTGGACTCGGAGTCATGGGCTATCCGATGGCCGGCCATCTCGCCAGAGGCGGGCACGACGTCACGGTTTTCAATCGCACATCCGCGAAGGCCGAGGCCTGGGCCCGGGACTACACCGGAAAAACCAGCTCCAGGGTGGCCGACGCCGTGCGGGAAGCGGATTTCGTCATGACGTGCGTGGGCGCCGACAAGGATCTGCGGGAAGTCTACCTGGGGCCGGACGGCATCATCGCCAACGCCCCGCCAAAAGCCATCCTGATCGACCACACCACCGTGTCAGCCCAGGTCACCGAGGACGTCGCCCAGGCTGCCCGTGAGCGCGGCCAGTCATTCATCGACGCTCCGGTGTCCGGCGGCCAGCAAGGTGCCGAGAACGGGCAGCTGACGGTCATGTGCGGCGCCGAACAGGCAGCTTTCGACAAAGCGCAGCCGCTGATGGACCTGTACGGCAAGGCGGTGACCCGCATGGGCGAGCCAGGCAAGGGACAGCTCACAAAAATGGTCAACCAGATTGCCATTGCCGGCCTGGTCCAGGGCCTGTCGGAATGCCTGTACTTTGCCGAGAAGTCCGGACTTGACCAACGTCAGGTGATCGACGTCATTTCCAAGGGCGCCGCCCAGTCCTGGCAGATGGAAAACCGCGCCGGAACCATGATCGACGGCCAGTACGATCACGGCTTTGCCGTGAACTGGATGCGAAAGGATCTGAATATCTGCCTGACGGAAGCCCGGGAGCGCGGCGTGACATTGCCCGTCACCGCCCTGGTGGACCAGTTCTACGCCGATGTCCAGAACATGGGCGGCGAGCGCTGGGACACCTCGAGCCTGCTGGCACGACTGCGCAAACTGGGCGATCTGGACTAG
- the topA gene encoding type I DNA topoisomerase, with protein sequence MGKSLVIVESPAKAKTINKYLGDDFVVKSSVGHIRDLPVSGSGSQTDPKERARQAAQTRKMNPEEKAEYKKRKAREQLVNRMGVDPDRNWEANYEVLPGKEKVVNELKRLAKSADHVYLATDLDREGEAIAWHLQETIGGEPDKYRRVVFNEITKRAIQEAFKEPGQLDRNRVNAQQARRFLDRVVGYMVSPLLWSKLARGLSAGRVQSVAVRLIVEREREIRTFIPEEFWQVHADLAAKGVKSPVRFEVARADGKTFRPTSEKETQAHVDKLKAAAYRVAKREDKPTRSRPNAPFITSTLQQAASNRMSFSVKKTMMLAQRLYEAGFITYMRTDSTNLSQDAISSVREYIGKQFGDKYLPDAPRVYGSKEGAQEAHEAIRPTDVQRRPADIKGLEKDAERLYDLIWRQFIACQMADAEFTSTSITVEADDYELRTRGRIIRFDGFLKAAPQASKKDEDVALPDIKVDDKLDLAKLDPTQHFTKPAPRYTEASLVKELEKRGIGRPSTYASIISTIQDRGYVKLQNRRFYSEKMGDIVTDRLYESFSNLMDYDFTARLEEELDEIAEGDIDWKNVLNGFYERFSQQLEEAGSDDEGGMRGNTPTETDIPCPTCERPMQIRVASTGVFLGCSGYKLPPKERCKTTINLVPGDEVVSAEDDVEGEGESRLLRKKRRCPKCGTAMDSYLIDEKRKLHVCGNNPDCSGFEVEEGTFRIKGYDGPTLECDKCGSEMQLKTGRFGKYFGCTNSECKNTRKLLRNGEPAPPKMDPVPMPELQCQKVDDTYVLRDGASGLFLAASKFPKNRETRAPLVKEIKPHRAEIDPKYHFLVDAPEKDPEGNPTVIRYSRKTKEQYVMSEKDGKATGWSAFYSNGKWQPKEKK encoded by the coding sequence ATGGGAAAAAGTCTCGTCATTGTCGAGTCACCGGCAAAAGCGAAAACCATCAACAAATACCTGGGCGACGATTTCGTCGTGAAGTCCAGCGTCGGGCACATTCGTGATCTGCCGGTAAGCGGAAGCGGTTCCCAGACCGATCCCAAGGAGCGTGCCCGCCAGGCCGCCCAGACTCGCAAGATGAATCCTGAGGAAAAGGCGGAGTACAAGAAGCGCAAGGCCCGCGAGCAGCTGGTCAACCGCATGGGCGTGGACCCGGATCGTAACTGGGAAGCCAATTACGAAGTGTTGCCGGGCAAGGAAAAGGTCGTCAACGAACTCAAGCGTCTGGCCAAGTCCGCCGACCACGTTTACCTCGCGACGGATTTGGACCGCGAAGGGGAGGCGATTGCCTGGCACCTGCAGGAAACCATCGGTGGCGAGCCCGACAAGTACCGACGCGTTGTGTTCAACGAGATCACCAAGCGCGCTATCCAGGAGGCCTTCAAGGAGCCCGGGCAACTCGATCGCAATCGCGTGAATGCCCAGCAGGCGCGTCGCTTCCTCGATCGCGTGGTGGGTTATATGGTGTCGCCGCTGCTGTGGAGCAAGCTGGCGCGGGGGCTGTCAGCCGGCCGGGTTCAATCCGTTGCGGTCCGTCTGATCGTTGAGCGTGAGCGGGAAATCCGCACCTTTATCCCGGAAGAATTCTGGCAAGTCCACGCCGATCTGGCGGCGAAAGGCGTGAAGTCGCCGGTCCGCTTCGAAGTGGCGCGGGCCGATGGCAAGACATTCCGCCCGACCAGCGAGAAGGAAACCCAGGCGCACGTCGACAAGCTCAAGGCCGCCGCCTACCGGGTGGCCAAGCGCGAAGACAAGCCGACGCGATCGCGCCCGAACGCGCCGTTTATCACCTCGACACTGCAGCAGGCGGCCAGCAACCGCATGAGCTTCAGCGTCAAGAAAACGATGATGCTGGCACAGCGCCTCTACGAGGCCGGTTTTATCACCTATATGCGGACTGACTCCACCAACCTGAGTCAGGACGCCATCTCCAGCGTACGTGAGTACATTGGCAAGCAGTTCGGCGACAAGTACCTGCCGGACGCACCCCGTGTCTACGGCAGTAAAGAAGGTGCGCAGGAGGCTCACGAGGCCATCCGTCCCACCGATGTCCAGCGCCGGCCGGCCGATATCAAGGGCCTGGAAAAGGACGCTGAGCGGCTCTACGACCTGATCTGGCGCCAGTTCATCGCCTGTCAGATGGCGGATGCCGAGTTCACCAGCACCTCGATCACCGTGGAGGCCGACGACTACGAGCTGCGCACCCGCGGTCGCATCATCCGCTTCGACGGTTTCCTCAAGGCGGCGCCGCAGGCGTCCAAGAAGGACGAGGATGTTGCCCTGCCGGATATCAAGGTGGACGATAAGCTGGATCTGGCGAAACTGGATCCGACCCAGCACTTCACCAAGCCAGCGCCGCGCTACACGGAGGCGAGCCTGGTCAAGGAGCTGGAGAAGCGTGGGATTGGGCGCCCGTCCACCTACGCCTCGATCATCTCCACGATCCAGGATCGGGGCTACGTGAAGCTGCAGAATCGCCGCTTCTACTCGGAGAAGATGGGCGACATTGTGACGGATCGCCTGTACGAGTCTTTCTCCAACCTGATGGATTACGACTTTACGGCCCGTCTTGAGGAAGAGCTGGACGAGATTGCCGAAGGTGATATTGACTGGAAGAACGTCCTCAACGGCTTTTACGAGCGCTTCAGCCAGCAGTTGGAAGAGGCCGGCTCGGACGATGAAGGCGGCATGCGCGGCAATACGCCGACGGAAACCGACATTCCGTGCCCGACCTGCGAGCGTCCCATGCAGATTCGCGTCGCCAGTACCGGTGTCTTCCTGGGCTGCTCCGGGTATAAGTTGCCGCCCAAGGAACGCTGCAAAACCACGATCAACCTGGTGCCGGGCGACGAGGTGGTCTCGGCCGAGGACGACGTGGAAGGCGAGGGCGAGAGTCGCCTGCTGCGCAAGAAGCGGCGTTGCCCGAAGTGCGGTACCGCCATGGACAGCTACCTGATCGACGAAAAGCGCAAGCTGCACGTCTGTGGCAACAATCCGGATTGCTCCGGCTTCGAAGTGGAAGAAGGCACCTTCCGCATCAAGGGCTACGACGGGCCGACGCTGGAATGCGATAAATGCGGCTCCGAGATGCAGTTGAAGACCGGCCGCTTCGGCAAGTACTTCGGCTGCACCAACAGCGAGTGCAAGAACACGCGCAAACTGCTGCGCAATGGCGAGCCCGCGCCGCCCAAGATGGATCCGGTGCCGATGCCGGAGCTTCAGTGCCAGAAGGTGGACGACACCTACGTCCTGCGGGACGGCGCGTCAGGCCTGTTCCTGGCGGCGAGCAAGTTCCCCAAGAACCGGGAAACCCGGGCGCCGCTGGTGAAGGAGATCAAGCCGCATCGCGCTGAGATTGACCCCAAGTACCATTTCCTGGTCGATGCGCCGGAGAAAGACCCCGAGGGCAATCCCACGGTGATCCGCTACAGCCGCAAGACCAAGGAGCAGTATGTGATGAGCGAGAAGGACGGCAAGGCCACTGGCTGGAGTGCGTTCTACTCGAACGGCAAGTGGCAGCCCAAGGAAAAGAAGTAG
- the fadA gene encoding acetyl-CoA C-acyltransferase FadA has product MSLNPRDVVVVDCVRTPMGRAKNGCFRNVRAENLSAALIDAIFERNPNLNPKEVEDVIWGCVNQTQEQGFNVARQISLMTRIPHESAAQTVNRLCGSAMTAIHTAAQAIQTNNGEVFMVGGVEHMGHVPMTSGFDHNPAASKYSAKASNMMGLTAEMLAKMHGITREQQDAFGARSHRLAHEATVEGRFKNEIVPIQGHDENGFVKLIEEDETIRPETTAESLGQLRPAFDPKNGTVTAGTSSQLTDGASAMLMMSAERAEALGLTPIARVRSMAVAGCDPAIMGYGPVPATKKALKRAGLSVEDIDFWELNEAFAGQSLPVLKDLKLLDVMDEKVNLNGGAIALGHPLGCSGARISTTLLNVLQAKGGTLGVSTMCIGLGQGIATVWERV; this is encoded by the coding sequence ATGAGCCTTAATCCGAGAGACGTTGTCGTCGTCGATTGCGTGCGGACTCCGATGGGTCGTGCCAAGAACGGATGCTTCCGCAACGTGCGAGCGGAAAACCTGTCGGCTGCGCTGATCGATGCCATTTTCGAGCGCAACCCGAACCTGAACCCGAAAGAAGTGGAAGACGTGATCTGGGGCTGTGTCAACCAGACCCAGGAGCAGGGCTTCAACGTGGCGCGTCAGATTTCCCTGATGACCCGTATTCCGCACGAATCCGCGGCCCAGACCGTCAACCGCCTGTGTGGCTCCGCGATGACCGCGATCCATACGGCGGCCCAGGCCATCCAGACCAACAACGGTGAGGTCTTCATGGTGGGCGGTGTGGAGCACATGGGTCACGTGCCCATGACCTCCGGTTTCGATCACAACCCGGCCGCGTCCAAATACTCCGCCAAGGCGTCCAACATGATGGGCCTGACCGCGGAAATGCTGGCCAAGATGCACGGCATCACCCGCGAGCAGCAGGATGCGTTCGGTGCGCGCTCCCATCGTCTGGCTCACGAAGCCACGGTGGAAGGTCGCTTCAAGAACGAGATCGTGCCGATCCAGGGCCATGACGAGAACGGCTTCGTGAAGCTGATCGAGGAAGACGAAACCATTCGTCCGGAAACCACGGCCGAATCGCTCGGCCAACTGCGTCCGGCCTTCGATCCGAAGAACGGTACCGTGACCGCCGGCACGTCATCCCAGCTGACCGACGGTGCGTCGGCGATGCTGATGATGTCTGCCGAGCGCGCCGAAGCCCTGGGCCTGACCCCGATCGCCCGGGTGCGCAGCATGGCCGTGGCTGGCTGCGATCCCGCGATCATGGGCTACGGTCCGGTTCCGGCGACCAAGAAGGCCCTCAAGCGCGCCGGTCTGTCCGTCGAGGACATCGACTTCTGGGAGCTGAACGAGGCGTTTGCCGGCCAGTCGCTGCCGGTCCTCAAGGACCTGAAGCTGCTGGACGTGATGGACGAGAAGGTGAACCTCAACGGCGGCGCGATCGCCCTGGGGCACCCGCTGGGCTGCTCCGGCGCCCGGATCTCGACCACGCTGCTGAACGTCCTGCAGGCCAAGGGCGGTACGCTGGGTGTGTCCACCATGTGTATCGGTCTGGGGCAGGGCATCGCCACCGTTTGGGAGCGCGTCTGA
- the fadB gene encoding fatty acid oxidation complex subunit alpha FadB, translating into MIYEGKAITVKEIEGGIAQLNFDLQGESVNKFNRLTIEELGAAADKLKSSDSIKGLVVTSAKDSFIVGADITEFTDLFAGPEEDLVANNLKANEVFNTIEDLPFPTVTAINGMALGGGFEMCLATDYRVMDPKAKVGLPEVKLGIFPGFGGTVRLSRLIGVDYAIEWISGGTENRADKALKEGAVDAVLEGDKLVAAAVDLIEQCNAGKLDYKARREEKQGKIKLNPMESMMAFEISKAFVAGKAGKNYPAPVEAIKVMQKHASLTRDKAIEVEAKGFAKMAKTNVAACLVGLFLNDQELKKKAKQWEKEANDVKLTAVLGAGIMGGGVAYQSALKGTPILMKDINQDGITLGLKEAKKLLAKRVDKGKMKPDQMADVLNSITPTLNYGDFKNVDLVVEAVVENPKVKDAVLRETEDMVREDAILTSNTSTISINTLAKNLKRPENFCGMHFFNPVHMMPLVEVIRGEKTSDKAVATTVAYAKAMGKTPIVVNDCPGFLVNRVLFPYFGGFAGLVRDGADFQKVDKVMEKFGWPMGPAYLLDVVGMDTAKHANEVMAEGFPDRMKDENKSAIDVMFENDRYGQKNDKGFYKYETDKKGKPKKVVDEETYKLIEPVVQGRKDFEEDEIIARMMIPLCLETVRCLEDNIVEAPADADMGLIYGIGFPPFRGGALRYIDDMGVDTFVELADKYADLGPLYHPTEKLREMAKNGEKFFG; encoded by the coding sequence ATGATTTACGAAGGTAAAGCCATCACGGTTAAAGAGATCGAAGGCGGAATCGCTCAGCTGAACTTCGACTTGCAAGGCGAGTCAGTCAACAAGTTCAATCGCCTTACCATCGAAGAGCTGGGAGCCGCCGCCGACAAGCTGAAGTCGTCAGACAGCATCAAGGGGCTGGTTGTCACCAGCGCCAAGGACAGCTTCATCGTCGGTGCCGATATCACCGAGTTCACCGACCTGTTCGCGGGTCCGGAAGAGGATCTGGTGGCCAATAACCTCAAGGCCAATGAGGTCTTCAACACCATCGAAGACCTGCCGTTCCCGACGGTGACCGCCATCAACGGCATGGCGCTGGGCGGTGGCTTCGAAATGTGCCTGGCGACGGACTACCGCGTCATGGACCCGAAAGCGAAGGTTGGTCTGCCGGAGGTCAAGCTGGGGATCTTTCCGGGCTTCGGCGGCACAGTTCGCCTGTCACGTCTGATCGGTGTCGATTACGCCATTGAGTGGATCTCCGGCGGTACCGAGAACCGCGCCGACAAAGCGCTCAAAGAAGGCGCCGTGGATGCCGTTCTGGAAGGCGACAAGCTGGTGGCGGCTGCCGTCGATCTGATCGAGCAGTGCAACGCCGGCAAGCTTGACTACAAAGCCCGCCGTGAAGAGAAGCAGGGCAAGATCAAGCTGAACCCGATGGAAAGCATGATGGCTTTCGAAATCTCCAAGGCGTTCGTGGCCGGCAAGGCTGGCAAGAACTACCCGGCGCCGGTGGAAGCCATCAAGGTGATGCAGAAGCACGCCAGCCTGACCCGCGACAAGGCGATCGAAGTCGAGGCCAAGGGCTTTGCCAAGATGGCCAAGACCAACGTTGCGGCATGCCTGGTCGGCCTGTTCCTGAACGATCAGGAGCTGAAGAAGAAGGCCAAGCAGTGGGAGAAGGAAGCCAACGACGTCAAGCTGACCGCAGTACTGGGTGCCGGCATCATGGGCGGCGGCGTGGCTTACCAGTCCGCGCTGAAAGGTACGCCGATCCTGATGAAGGACATCAACCAGGACGGCATCACCCTGGGCCTCAAGGAAGCCAAGAAGCTCCTGGCCAAGCGCGTCGACAAGGGCAAGATGAAGCCCGACCAGATGGCCGACGTCCTCAACAGCATTACGCCGACCCTGAATTACGGCGATTTCAAGAACGTGGACCTGGTTGTTGAAGCGGTTGTTGAGAATCCGAAGGTCAAGGATGCCGTGCTGCGCGAAACCGAAGACATGGTTCGCGAGGACGCTATCCTGACCTCCAACACCTCCACCATCTCCATCAACACGCTGGCGAAGAACCTGAAGCGCCCGGAAAACTTCTGTGGCATGCACTTCTTCAACCCGGTGCACATGATGCCGCTGGTTGAGGTGATTCGTGGCGAGAAGACCAGCGACAAAGCCGTTGCCACCACGGTCGCCTACGCCAAGGCCATGGGCAAGACACCGATCGTCGTCAACGACTGCCCGGGTTTCCTGGTCAACCGTGTCCTGTTCCCGTACTTCGGCGGCTTTGCCGGCCTGGTACGCGACGGCGCCGACTTCCAGAAAGTCGACAAGGTCATGGAGAAATTTGGCTGGCCGATGGGCCCGGCGTACCTGCTGGACGTTGTCGGCATGGACACCGCCAAGCACGCCAACGAAGTGATGGCCGAGGGCTTCCCGGACCGCATGAAGGACGAGAACAAGTCCGCGATTGATGTGATGTTCGAGAACGACCGTTACGGCCAGAAGAACGACAAGGGTTTCTACAAATACGAGACCGATAAGAAGGGCAAGCCCAAGAAGGTCGTCGACGAGGAAACCTACAAGCTGATCGAGCCGGTCGTTCAGGGCAGGAAAGACTTCGAGGAAGACGAGATCATCGCCCGTATGATGATTCCGCTGTGCCTCGAGACCGTCCGCTGCCTGGAAGACAACATCGTCGAAGCGCCGGCTGACGCCGACATGGGCCTGATCTACGGCATCGGTTTCCCGCCGTTCCGTGGCGGCGCCCTGCGCTACATCGACGATATGGGTGTCGACACCTTCGTCGAACTGGCAGACAAGTATGCAGATCTGGGTCCGCTGTATCACCCGACCGAGAAGCTGCGTGAAATGGCCAAGAATGGCGAGAAGTTCTTCGGCTAA
- a CDS encoding universal stress protein, with protein MAMYKTILAAIDLTEEADQVIGHAAELAGIHGAELILLHVVEPVGYAYGGDIPMDLSELQDQLDKSARDQLTDLGRKHSIEDKNLMVTVGRPEAEIHRICEDRGVDLAVVGSHGRHGIQLLLGSTANGVLHGAKCDVLAVRIH; from the coding sequence ATGGCGATGTACAAAACGATTCTTGCGGCCATTGACCTGACAGAAGAAGCCGACCAGGTAATTGGCCACGCGGCGGAGCTTGCTGGCATCCACGGCGCCGAGCTGATTCTGCTGCACGTGGTCGAGCCGGTCGGCTATGCGTACGGCGGCGATATTCCCATGGACCTGAGCGAACTCCAGGACCAGCTGGACAAATCGGCCCGGGACCAGCTCACCGACCTGGGCCGCAAACACAGCATTGAAGACAAAAACCTGATGGTCACAGTGGGACGGCCGGAAGCGGAAATTCACCGGATCTGCGAGGACAGGGGCGTCGACCTGGCGGTCGTCGGCAGCCACGGACGCCACGGCATCCAGTTGTTATTGGGGTCGACGGCGAATGGCGTGTTGCACGGCGCCAAGTGCGATGTCCTGGCGGTGCGGATCCACTGA